The stretch of DNA GGGTGGAAAGTTAAGGTGTGTGCATCGTAGGCTCATAGCGAATCTTCAGGCCTTGGCATCAATTTCCTAATGTTTGCTGAGGTTGCTTTCACTGACTTTTTCTTTGCACAACCTTTGGATATTTATAAAGCTTGATATTGATGTAATTATTTGGATACTTGATTAGAATCTTTTGAGCACCGGTTGACTGTATGCCATCTGGGGGCTTTGGAGTTGCTAATGACAAGTATATTTGGTAGCGATTGCCTGATTGAAGATATATCCGATACTCATAATAAATGACAATACCAAAAGTTTGGCAGGCTACCAGCTGTGTGCCTGAACAACCTGGGTGCCATTGTTACTTCTGTAGATTCCCTGACTTACTAGAAAGATAATTTTGTGCCATAAGAAGGTTTTGTCGTATGATTAAATGTGTGGTTTTGTACTTGGAGGTGAAATTATCTCCTAAAATTGTAAAGTCTCCGAAACCTAAAAGGATTGTGGTATGTTTACTTGTAAAGTTGTTCTGATTCAATGGGAGATCAGGTAGGTGCTGAAGCCACTATCACTGTATGCTTTTCAGTTGGCACTGGAAGAATTAGTGAGAGTTGTTTTTCTGTCTGTTCCTTTATTCTGTAGTATTTCTGTGATTGGGAACAGCAATGGAATAAGATATGTGATATCACTTATCTATCCCTTGGTTTACGAGCTGCAGTGGGTGGTGTAGCCATATCTTGTGGGTGGATGATGACATTTTAGAAATTCTTGTATCTGTTGTATTACATGCACGTCTATCTTCAAATGGACACATGCTTTGACAATTACAATCATTTATCTATTGCACCACTGTCCATGCAAAGCACATGCACCCTTTTAGGTGAGGGATCATTTTCCATGATGTATGCATACTGTACACAAGTATAGCTGTGCTAATTTTGATCAGTTGTGAATTAATTTGTATCCAGAAATGTGTTGGTGAAGCTATGTTTCGCATcagttatttttttctttcctcattTTACTTACAATATTACATTATGTAATTGTATTGTTTATTTTATGGCCTTATGCAGAATGTTCTATGGTCCTGGTGGACCTTATGCTCTATTCGCTGGTAAAGACGCCAGCAGGGCTCTAGCCAAGATGTCCTTCGAGCCACAGGACTTAACCGGCGACATTTCTGGCCTTGGTCCCTTTGAGCTGGACGCCCTGCAGGACTGGGAATACAAGTTCATGAGCAAGTACGTGAAAGTTGGTACCGTCAAGAAGACTGTCCCCGTTGAAGATGGCAACACCGCAAGCACAGCTGCTCCTGAAACCAGTGAGACCGCACCCACGGCACCAGCAACTGAAGAGAAGCCGAGGGAGGTAGCTGTGGAGGAAGTGAAGGAGAaggaagctgctgctgctgaaggcGCCAAGGAGAGCTAGAGTGGCTCAGAGCTCCTGCGTATGCGGCAAATAAATGGACATGGTTCCGTTGGTTTCGTGTCAGGGCACTGCCATCCTCTCCTATCAGCGACATAGCCTGTGTAATTTGGATATGTAATCTGGACCAGCGCCATGGCCCTACTGGGCTTTATATTATTATCAGTCGTCATTGTTGATTTGGAGTACAAAGGCATCCAGTTGTGCAATCCCTCCCTCTGTTAATATACTTGTTTTTAGTACTCTATGTTGCAGTTGCGTGCGTTGCATTTTTCCCCCCGGACAAAAGTTTTAGTACATGCATGAAGACCCATAGAATTTCGTGCAAATTTATATTTAAATAGAAAAGCAACAGTTACTGGttttattcaaattaaattccaTTTATATCATTATATTTTTTACGATAATATCTTCACTTCAATATGTTTGGATGAAGTATCTTTTGAAACAATTTTGTTTTCTTCTGgaacaaatttttttggaacattTTTACATTCTGAAAATACTCTATATTTTGTAATGGAACATTTGTATTTCTAATTTCGAATATTTTTTCATAGAATATCAATCTAGATTATTTTTTAAGTTTAAACAATTGTTCTACCTTTCCAATAAAATTGTTCCAActcaataaaaaaaattcttccAGCTATAATAACCATTCAAATATATTTGAGAAGAGTAACCTTATTTTGAAGATATGGTGGTAAAAAATGTTGTGGCGCAATTAGAGTTTAATTTGAACTCTTGTTTTTGGattaaagttttttttaatctaGATTGCAGCATGCGAGCTGTCATGCCTTGTGGAATCTTGTGGAATCTGTGTCCATGCGCATACCGGAGGCAGGCGGGAAAATGCCTTGCGACAGCCTACTAGAAGTCTAGGAGCGATGAAAAGAATTCCAATCACGCGCTACTCCCATCagcccccactttcccctctcCGTATAAGTACAGTACTGTAGCATCTAGTTTCTTCTATGCCCTCACCCATTTCgtaggaaagaaaaagaaaaatctatGTGATATTGATTTCTTGCGAGATTCCACCCACATGGGGTGTGATGTGGAAGTCTTCTAGTCAGCAAactgatttgtttttttttttgagtcgcAGCAAGACTGAGGTTGGGTCAAAGCCATGTGTTCAAAGGGCTTGAATAGTTGAATGGCATGGGAAAGTTGATGTGTTGGTATGTGGATCCTTGTCAATTCTCAACATACGATAGAGACATAGAGTGGCCTCTATTTGAAAATTGATAATTGATATAGTAGTAGTAGATATTATCGACAATGATGGGGGCGTTCCGTGGTAAAAAAATCAGTACACTTTCTCCGCTTGCTCCTGTGCAGGGTCGCCAAAGTTCTTGGCGCTACTTATACTTGCCTGAAGTTCtcagtttatatatttttttatgccAATGCTTTCTGTGAACATATCAATCTGTATATTTTTCTCAAACAAGGTAAATCCGGCAAGCAATATATTGGGAaagaaaatatttgaagaaaCGAACGGAAGCAGAGCCCACGACGTCTTGGGCTTGTACGTCCAGTTGTACCAGCGGGCCTTGTAAGCCAACACGCGCTGGTTTCAGCCCATCAACACAGAGAGTTTGCAGCAGCGCGTGCGTGAAGGCGTGTAGCCGTCTGCCCGTTTTAGTCCCACCTCGCCCGGCCGAGCAGGCGCGGAGGCCTCACCTCGCTGTATAACCAGACCCAGCCCTCCGTTGCAAAGCATACCTTTCTCGGCCTTTTGGCTAAGATCAAGTGTGTATCTGTTTTTAATATTTGATATGTGGATCATGCGTCCACtttgatattaaatttattttttatgggGAGGGCCCACTACAGTAGCTTGCTACTGGGGCCCTCGAGCGTCGCCCGGGCGCGCCCCAACCAAACCAAAATCAAAATTTGTTTTATCAGCAAAGCACTCACCAAACAAAAGTCAAAAATGTCTTCTCAGCAAACCACAAAGAGTGTGAACGAGAATTACGTGAACGATGCTGTTTCTGTTGAGTTAGTGGGGTAGACAAAAGGGGTCTCCTGCTTGGCAGCAGCAAGTCTTTCCGCTGTCACAGAATGGCGTCCTGCTCCGTCTTCACCCCACCGGCGCTCTCAGCGTCGGCGCCGTCCGGCCACGGCCGCCAGCGCGCGATCGCGGCCGTATGTCTCCCCGGTGTTCGCGGCAGCCGGCCCGCGTCCCGCGGCGTGCGGTGCAGCGCCGGGCAGGGCGGCGTCAAGGTCCCGGCGAAGCGTAAGCCCTCGCATCGAATCGAAGCCACCCCCCTCGTGTAGAGTTGGCGTGGAAATCTGACGGTTTTTTGCCGGGTGGGTCATGGGTGGGCGCGGCGGCAGTGTCGGAGCTGTGGGCCGCGGCGAAGGACGCGCCTACGCTGGCCGTGCTCgcgggcgtggccgcggcggtggcgatcTACAAGGTTGGGTCCGGTCTCCtcgcgccgcgccctccgccgccgcgtcgggtggaGACCCAGACGGCCCCACCGCCTCCGGTGCCGGAGCCGGTGCAGGTGGGTGAGATAACGGAGGAGGAGCTGCGGCAGTACGACGGGTCCGACCCCGAGAAGCCGCTGCTGATGGCCATCAAGGGGCAGATCTACGACGTCTCCCAGAGCAGGTTGCTTCCCTTGATTCCTTCAACCCGGAGCCTCTTAATTCTTCATTCATCCCGTTGCAACGTTGCTAGCCTGCTTTGCAGTAGTGGGTTTATGGTTGTTGCATCTAAGTTTTGTTCTGATCGATTGTTCAATGATAGTCAATCAGTGCTTCATTCTCTTCATTTGTAGAACTGCCGCTTTACAGAAGCACCCCTCTTAATTTTGAAGAGTTCTTGCGCCCTACTAATGTGAAATGAAGCAGGCAATGTTCTGAATTTGGGATGTCAACTGTAGGTTGTGACCGATCAAGTGGATTTAGAATATGTTTGAAATGTCTTTGTTTTGATGAGTGGATTTTCTGTATGCTTGTCTGGCCAGACGAAACTGGTAGTATGCTGTCATTCAATTCTGCAAACATAGTGAAAATTGTGTTGTGATGGAGGTTCTCATGCTTAGCTTGTAGGTTCAGTCATTGAGTGTAAAACCACATGGTATGTCTTGGATTGAATCTGGATTCAGTCATTGAGCTAGTCCACAGTATTTGGTGGTCTATTGTTGCCAGGCAGCATACATATAGTAATAGTACTAACACTCCTTGTTGATTAATTTCGTATTCAAGTAGTAAAGTGTACTATGATATGTCAAAGTAATTGGAACCGTACTTCCTCTGATATCAGGAGCAAGAAGCCAAGAATGTAGTCatgtttcttttcatttttatttttcttgccATACATTTTGCTGGTTTTATTGGCAAG from Panicum virgatum strain AP13 chromosome 9K, P.virgatum_v5, whole genome shotgun sequence encodes:
- the LOC120650595 gene encoding membrane steroid-binding protein 1, whose amino-acid sequence is MAVEVAELWETLKQAIFAYTGLSPAAFFTAVAVAAALYHIVSGLFAPPPPPPPRPREEPEAEPLPPPVQMGEVSEEELRQYDGSDPKKPLLMAIKGQIYDVSQSRMFYGPGGPYALFAGKDASRALAKMSFEPQDLTGDISGLGPFELDALQDWEYKFMSKYVKVGTVKKTVPVEDGNTASTAAPETSETAPTAPATEEKPREVAVEEVKEKEAAAAEGAKES
- the LOC120650597 gene encoding membrane steroid-binding protein 2-like encodes the protein MASCSVFTPPALSASAPSGHGRQRAIAAVCLPGVRGSRPASRGVRCSAGQGGVKVPAKLSELWAAAKDAPTLAVLAGVAAAVAIYKVGSGLLAPRPPPPRRVETQTAPPPPVPEPVQVGEITEEELRQYDGSDPEKPLLMAIKGQIYDVSQSRMFYGPGGAYALFAGKDASRALAKMSFEQQDLNGDISDLTPMELGSLNDWEYKFSSKYVKVGTVRRAAPAEEGYASISPAIQEEVTAPVPVLEPELDPEPKPKPTDDDAP